ttttctgaaactgaacaactagTTTGGAGTACCTTTTCAAACTtgtggtaaattatgagtccaaaagaaactcatttttactagccaaaaactcattagggggtccgcaaataagttcatcaggattgtcaatgaaatgtcacttttaaaactggaccttcgtctaatcaaatgcttgtaactttgcttcatgaagtcacattggattcaatgtggtgtcataatgtgcaggattagatagtgcatctattaaaaaacaaatttaccccaatattattcagttttgaaattgtggttatttttccaagtgtaaggatactttagtGGCGCAGTATATGATTATATGTACATATATTAGATTTACTTACATCCAGGCCACCGTTCATTAACATTGTTTATACCCGGCTCCTGACCAATCACACACACTTTGTATAAagcgagtatgtatgaactcTGGTTCATACATACTTACGATATAACACCATTTCTGATTGGATTTTGGGCCCTTTTTagctggtcataaattccgtttatgaccagtacgcagggcataaacaagctgcgtgacgcagcgttggaacccaattaacacgatccacgatttgctagtgttgagTACACAcacatgtcaccgcgcccatctcacgctgAGCGCAAAAGAtaacgcgtatcacgcgttgactcccggccgttgacctcatgagccgaactgcttcctgcaagtaggcctactcattttcttccaatttatgaaggaaaacgggaTGGGAAATTAATAtatattaaatgttatttaaacttgtaaacccttattattttcatctgtattgaattgctaagaatgttgggtatgtatgaacggggttcattcatatgatttcgggcatgatcgctgtttatgccctcaatcttatgaatgaacccctaatttatggTTTTGTAGGCCTAATTATCTCTGTTTatcttaattttatttattttctaaatgaAATCTTACACAGCTTCAATGAAGTGTTAAGCAGGTTTAGCAGCAAAGATGTACTGTCAGCCATATTTGAAGACTTCAAACTGGAAATATCCACCAATCATCCGGCAAAGGAGCTTGGGTTGAACCAAGCATCAAAATCTACAAAGGAATTTATTTTGATACAAAGGAATGAAATACTTAGAAATCAGGTAAGGATACACAAAGAAAAATTGGGTTAGGTTTTGGTACAATAGaagccgtcagcgtgacgtcatatgccgccatcttgtgggtacacgctgtgatggtcttTCGATCTCCATgcatgaacagcaaaatcaccacGTTAATGcacgataacagctgcgtggcaagctgcgccctgcgagtagtgtccgacgcatgaacacacaaatcatttgtacccacaagatggcgaaaggctgacggcctctattaccaaaagggtgcaacttgctagacttgaatccagtcctcgtttacagagtttagggttagggtttatggtgggatagggcagtcttgtaataagactagtagagttgcaccctattcggtaatcgctcctAGGTTTTGAGGGATTAGTGCCAGAAggctctatctgcaatagctgccctgtagacatttgacaatttctgtattctatataGTGGTCAATCAAAAAAtatggcacctggcagctatttcaGATAGAGTATGTGTACCCTTAACCCTCTTCGTGTATTTTTAGCATAGATGCAGGGGTAGCGAGAGCAAAAAAAAATCTaagggtccaatttaatttttctggaccctttcgTATCTGCAAAACCAatatttaaggggtccaatgattGATTCTTGTATTGTGTGACTAAATTCTAGCTCTGCCATAGTTAGGGTTCAGGAAtatggttaggtttagggtatGGGTAGGATTAAAGAATGATTTTGTATGCGCAAGTGAGTGAAAGTTGATAATAAAAATGGTTTGGTAGGAACCAGGTCTTTTTCATAATTGCAGAGTCTATTTGGATTGGGTCCTTTGTTGAGAAGTCCTTGTTTGCGTGTTGGTGAAGTCCATTGATAAGCCAAAATTgaatatacagtccaacctcttttatccggccatgttGGGACCAAGCATTCTCCGGATAAGTGAAacatccggataagtgaattacatgtaattctgcattgactgtctcaagtactgaaattgtgacaacaaagATTGTTTTAACAAGGGGTAataacactaaaagatggctttatAGCACTTTATGCAACATAGATATGTCATTCTAAgtattcagagcatggaattaaggtgttaaatcatcaaaaatatgttttcctgtgaagatttcacagccggataacagagagatccatataagagagatccatataaaagagatccggataagagaggttggactgtattaaCTCATTTTGCCTATAACTGATACAGATGATATTTATCACCTCTTTCAATTTCTGTTTGATTCTAGGAAAACAACGTGAATGGAAATAACTCGATCAGAACAGAATCAGTGTCATCAAGTGTAAATGATTCCACTTTAAATGACAGTGTGCCGGGAATAAAAGTGGATGACTTGTCTGAAGTACTAGAAGCTGATGTTGTTGAATCTGATATAAGGCCTGTATCAATTGACCAAGCAAGGTATATACACaagaaattcaaatcttttcaagCTTTAGGTACAAGAACCATCTGGTTCTCAGTTAGCAAatttaatatactgcgccaaaaaagtatccttacacaagTATCCTTTCACAAGTTTAAAACTAAACTATGAGGTAGTTCCTGCCACATAATCCAATTACAAGAGGCCAGATTTCCATTCCTGAACCATAATTTAAAGATCAAACCATTTTAAACAATATGTCTATTTTCCTtgataaaaacattgaaattggcCCATTTTTAAAGGaagaaaaaattcacaaaaggtccccTTTTGAGCCCACCGCACCCCTCCCCAAACAAATCCTGGGTTCGGGCTTAATGCCAATATATACATAATCTGTGATTTCATAGATCCAAGACATGCAATCACAGATTTAATTTTAAGGTGTGTGAGTGCAATCGCACACCATCGATCACCTTATATCGCCCGTCCGAGAGCGATATATAGCACACCTCAATTTATAAAATTCTTAACCAAGTGCAATTTCATAGCACGCTTGGTGGGCTACCTTAACATTTCCAAAAGTACGATTTGTAGCACACCAGTTATTTTCACAACTCAACCCATGTTAttataaacatgaaaaataatattgaattttTAATCTTGTTGCAGATCTTTGATGTTCCTGTACTCACAATCTTTGAGAAAGATTATGTTTGAGACACCGATTTGCATAGTCTGCGATGGCAAGGATCCAGAGAAAACCTGTCTAATTGAAGCTTCACCTGTGATAAAAGATTCTAGTGTCGCTGGCATCAAGGTCACAACTATCACCTCATCAGGTAGGTAGAGTTAatgttggtttcatactttttCCTACCCTGACAACGAtcttgcttcactgcgcagtcgcaccagaaaatGCTCGCgttgaccagcggcaagccgatatatcgatcactccaccgctttgcccaaagcagcagatcgctaggagttgaattcaagttaactctgagcggtgccgctctgacataTGAGAACAGAATACAATTTGGAGTGAAGCTGAGCGGCAACATTGGGTTTCGGAGTCATGCTGCTGCTGCCCAGCGACGTAACTAAGTTAGTTGACCCATTCATAGGGCTGATTTATTCCCCGAGTCTAATTTTCATGGGATTTGATGAATAACAATTGTtgtgtgattttacttgttttaggTCCTTTGCACACCAAGTCAGATCTGATGAAGATGGATCAACTGATCATGATGACATCACCCACAGCAGCCAGTGTAAGTTACCATCGTAACAGGCCTGTTATCACCAGCATTCAATTGATTGAGGTGGAAATAGGTTGTCTCACAGTGTTTTGGGAGATGAAGGTTGCCAGTGTGAGCATGATGGATAACCTGATTAcctgaagggtcattagtccaaaaaacccaaaccctaatccttataatctaaccctaaccctcaactTCATCAGTCCGAAAACCCAAATACTTAGTTATAAAGCCTATCCTTACCCTAACTTAAACCCTAAATTTCATCTAACCTATAAACGTaagccctaaccataaccctgacTCGACTCCCAACTCTGACCCTAACCATAGCCTATCCCTGTTCCTAATTCGACCAGGGGTCAatttcactcaactttacaaAGCTTCAGAAGTCTCAAAATCGGTTGTAATTTACAAAATTATGACGAGTagcaagttccatttcactaaactcagttacgaatggtacccttagtaagtaataggaatttactacaTATGACTCTTCGTAAAGTtatgtctagtattgggtattcgtaactttacgattGGTTACTTGAGTTatcagtgaaatggaccccagagcTGAATCTGTGTCATCAAGTATAAATGATCCTAACCGTATCGCTAACCCGAATGATCATAACCTAAAATGCCTTTAACCCCGTAGCTTTTTAacctttttggactaatgacccttcggattAATGGCTGTTCCGCTTGACAGATGTGGCCCGGGGGATGTAATGGGGGTATTTGTTCCACTGTGATGGTCAAGCAGCAAGGAAACCTTCACCACCGGTTGCAGTGCAATTGTGATGTACAATGAGAAGTCTGTTATCTTGAGTAGAAAGATGAACACTTCTGTTGATATATATACAGGGGTGTTTTCACGGTCATTCGttcactcctatatcaaagcagccaatcagaaaagcggttagaaaagtacACATAAAGAGTGCATTGATTGTATATAATGGCACTCCGTGTACTACGCTCTGTGATTTTGCATGCATTCGCGTCACATAGGATTTATTCATTTTTCGgggcaggttgatgcatttattttagttctattttccaacattcttatagtgataattttgttataaaaacttcaaaattgaatTACACAAATGCAACTGGTGAAGGGGAACTAGTGTAGCTCAGAGAGAAGTGCAGTAGCATGCATGGTCAcctgattccagaaaatacagcactcatttttttgattaaaaaatataatagctaaatcctaatccttaaataaaagtcaaaattttaatatttaaccaAGCTTTGGAAATGAGagccaaaaatataaatttttagggtgttttggtATGCTGTCACAATCCAGCCCAAAGACTTTTACTGAGACtgatttcaggttatgcattctaatttttggaaaacacattttttaatatattttataatcAATTAACAAAATTCACATGAAATATGACCATTACATGAGCACAAACTCAGCCTATTctcaaaattttgaatgcttaaatTTGTGTCAAGTCTTTGagttttgtgactgcaattgtaagacaACATGCATAATTGTATGTTTTGGCCAATTTGCCTCAAATTGCAACAAtcttaaaatttaacttttattgccagtatacaaatattaactgtctatgagtgtgatgggcgaaatataatcacgaggtgaaagatggattgttccattccacgagccggagcagcgagtggaatggaacaatacatctttcaccgagtgattatatttcgaccattacacaaatttaagacagttaatatttgttttatatcactcatgcataaattctattactaaaatactatttaaagtaggaaatacattttgttatcaacataacaccatgttttgctgtgatatacttcacattttggggtccaccccataactaaatcggcgagtccaagagtcagcgcacggcttggcgcaggcgcactacgacagagcacatgatggtaaagactatcacacggagagggtgatagtaaaaatgatacatggtaatcaaccaatgaactgtctagaatttatgtatgagtgatataattagTACTGACAAAAGGATTAGGGATTTAGCTATAGCataatttaaacaaattagtGCTGCATTTTTATGGAATTGTCAAGTAGTTCTCACAATACTGTTACTTTGTTTGATTCCATTGTAGCAATGTGTAACATCTGGCTTTGCTATGTATGTGATCCTGGGGAAATCTTCCATGGCAGATATGTCAATGTTACCAGGACAACAGCAACAGTGTGATACTACCACAGTCAACTTGGATTGCAGTTGGGAGGACATCAAAAATGTTCTAGAAACACCTCATGGTGCTAACTGTACAGTGGTAAGATCtttttgaaaattgtgattaAGCATCTACACCTAAAGTGGTGTATGTTCAGAGATTTAAGTTTTTCCAATTTAGGCAGAAACACTCTTATGCCGGTTTCATAAAGTTTTCGTGCCACTTTGCTGCTCTGACAACGATTTTTCTTGGGGCAGTCACTTCAGAAATGCTAGCCTCTCCTCCGCTTTGTCCAAAGCAGCGAATCACAACGAGTCAAATCGGGAGTGGTGCAACTCTGACGTATGAAAACTTAGTACGTTTTTTTGGCCAATGAGCACAGAGCAGAGCTGAGTGACAACATTGGCTTCCAGAGTCATACCGTTCAGCGGCGTGCAGCTCTGCATGTAAAGTGCAAACGGCATGATGATGAAGGATTATGCTGCTCAGCAGCAAgctgcagaaagtatgaaaccagcattatactACTATATGGTTTGAGGTGCAAAGACATCTAGTTTCCAGAATCCCTTTGATCTGTTCACTGATTCATCCATGGTGAATGTAGACAATCACAACTTTTCTGAAGCAAAACATGTAAATGCTTCATTCCTCGATTTGCTTTAAGGTGCAAAAACATTCTTGCTCATTTGATACATAACATGTCAGTCGGCTCGTATCATGCTTTACAACAACAGAAAATTATTTTCACAATACACCTAGATATTTTAAGGAAAATTGTTTTCAGGGGTTAGTGCAAGATAGGAGGCCTCATCaccaatagctgccagatgtcatatgtttagatgtgtacaatatagaatgcagaaattgtctaaagtctacagggcagctattgcagatggggcctTTTTGCATGCACTAACATCATTGTTTTGTTAAAAGTACTTGCATATTTTTGTCTCCACTTATTTGCAGCATATCAAAGCTGTCCCGGGAAATATGAACAGTAGTGGACATAGAGTGTTTTGTGAACTTAACACACTAGTGGTAAGTCATGTAGACAGTTCCTGAAATGATacataaaatatttgattttcCAAAAGAATAAATTAATTCCTTGCCTGTTCttgaatttatttattctttctttatccaGGGTAACCTCTTCAGTATCTAGTACTGATCTCCAAGAAGGCCCTGCacttaattacaaaatatacaatacttaataaataacatatcaaaacaaaGCTTATACTTTCTAATACAGAAATAATGGAAACaaggaaaacattttaagaagacATGTTAAATAGAACATTGagcaaatacatttttaaacatatgaAGGTTCATTGACTCGTAATTACTTCGTACATCAGATGCAAGTTTGTTCCATGCCTTGGCACCTCTATAATGAAAAGTACGCTTACCTGATTATTGCTCCAAAGTGGAACAATAAGGGTTTTAGAACTTTGACTTCACGTACATTTACCATGCATAGACTCAGTAAAAGAAAATTGGGAACTCAGATAATTTGGAGCAAGACCTTTCAGACATTTAAAAACTACAATGAGGAGATGGTTTTCCCATCTTTTATCAAGTTTAAACCAATTCAGAGAATACATTAAATCAACTATAGGAGTTCTAATGTCTGCATTGAGCAGAATTCTAGCAAGTCTATTGTGAAGTATCTGGAGAGAGTTGGATAAATCAGCATTGCAGTTTGACCATACAGTACTACAATAGTCAAAATGGGGCATTACAAGTGCATtggcaagcatatttaaagttttAGGAGGAAGATAATATTTTACTCTACGAATAATACCAATACGCTTGGAGATAATACCAATACGCTACGAATAATACCAATACGCTTGGAGATGAAATGATCAGTTTACAAGTTTGGACAATATCCAGTCGAGGAAATCAGTTAcactaaagttgttttctttaaacttccgtggtcgtgcctgtgcgtatcgcgtacacaaaagcaataaacaatcacgctgattggctgatcaatgcacttgacaacaagccggctgacccattggtcttgaCCCCTTGTCACTTCTctgcgatcgcaattcaccagcgcattcggaccacggaagtttaaagaaaacaactttagatgacattgttcagtccagctttccagataGTGACCTTTGCCTAAGGCATCTGCTTtttaaatgttgacagttggcaACAGGTGTCATGCTGGAAGCATTTTTGGCCATAGTATGATAGAATTTATAGTTATTATCGCCTTTTTCAGCTAAACATTTGGTCAAGcggttccatttcactaaactttactgAAACTCTGTAAGCCTTGTAAATCAATCATAACTTATGATGCATCATAAAATCAATTTCACTAAAATAACTTAGTAAGTAATAGGgattactacagggacccttcgttaAGGTGTTCATAACTCACAAacagttacttgagttacgaagggttaaaagttaaaaaacaccCCAGGACTGATTTGCTTAGGAGTGCATGTGTAGCTTAATGGAATTCATTGTTCTTTATCCAAAAATGTTGCTATACATGCAAGACTGGAAAACCTCATACCAAGTCAAGATATTTGCATGTGATTTATAAGCACTGTATATAttattgttggtttttttttctttgtaacagGGTTTTGCTGCTGGAGCCATATCAGGCCAAATCCAATGGATAAATCCTACGTCATCATCTACGTCATCGATAGCGACGTTACTGGCTGAACTGATTGAGAGTGTGAAACAAGGAGAAAAGAAAAGGGTATGTTTGTTCAACTTAAATAGTGATATTTGCGTGACTTTAAGGCTACATATCTTTACTTGAATTGCATTTTTAAGTGATACTCTatatcaggccttctcaactggcagcGTGTGTGCCACTTGTGGTGCTTGGAGTCACCAGTGGCGCATGgtgattttaatttttcacataaatcttgaacaaaaatgggtgaaaatataccccattacgttttgttacctggaaagatttgatcatgtctcacctcctttttcaaaatgttacaccCCAGGGGTGTTAATTGGAAAATATCTGGTGGAATCACCAACTTTGGGACTATACCTTTCAATTGGTCGCCAATTGATCGTAACAATATGTTTTATGttagcagcatgtagactgatattggactctgtcatattgacataagcttaaaaaagttaccttttcagagtctgagttgagcaaagacatgatggcgtcgcaagctacgtctttgctcaactcagactctgaaaaggtaactttttaagcttgtgtgttttttttgttgtgtaTTTGTTTTCATTCTACATCAGATTTTGGAAGAAAATGAACACAAGGATTCCCCGCTGAAAGGAAACCAGATACCAGAGAGAGATGACTTGGACTTCACAGAGAGACTCTGGGTGCTCCTCAAAGACAATGCCCGTTGCTATAATGATATTGTGTCAACCATTAAGACAGTGCTGGGTGAACTTCAATCAGGACAGTTACAACCAATGGTAGGTTTTGCGCTAATTGTCTTTGCTCACTGTATGAGTTTGACTCTATCACTTCAAAACTCATAAATGAACTCCACTGGCTTCCAATCAAGCAACGCATTGATTACAAAATTCTCTCTCACTTGTATATAAAGCACTTCATGCTCAGATGATACCTCTCTTGTTGAGCCAAGAACTCAGTGTGTTTCTTTTGGTGACTGAGCTTTTGCTGCCTATACTCCAGATTGTGGAATAAACTACCATGTCAAATCAAAAATCCTGAAGAGGTACCAATTTCAGGATGCTTATCAGCAGTAGTTTTTGAGCTAATGAGCAccgttgaacattttgaaattaatttggcACTATGACATAAATGTAACTGATGAAGCCCAAAACATATTATTGTTTGTTTCCCGTATATTATAAGTCTTCTTGACATATTAGTTGCCAAGTAGAATACATTATTCATTGTTTTAGTATCataatacaatatttttcaaataataATCACAGAAAAATCTTTACCAAATTAGGTAGAATACAGAAATGCAAATCTGGTGTTTTAAAGGTTAAAAAAATCAAGATGCTGACCACACAACCAACTCATCTTGAAATTATCATGCGAGAGAGCAGTCtatcatatttattttaaaaaagagacacaatctgatccaatgagactgaaggggggggggggcaatggagGCATGTTCCCTGGGTGCCACACTTGGGGCACCGAATTgatcaattcagcatcaattctgcaccccctcctagcgatgaaagtcaatattttgtgtcaatatttctgcacaaaatcatttgaaatatcaatttaagaccgatattcaacttcattaaggggttgtttggaatgacaggtgagtcaggggtcaaaaacaaaatgtttacctttttgacctcagcacatgtgtatgtatgatctgccatacaaaaattaaaaaaacaatacctcaaagtatcatttttaatgtttttgtcataatcacgcttttctacaaatttcatctgtttgtaccgggcgtgtctgttgccaggtaggcctacatgacagcatagacacacgttacaaccttgaataataatacagaattgtgacgttatattcttcttaacctatcttagaactgcctattatttcaattgttatactgttctggttggtttattgcatatactgtatagaaattatgcaatatgacgtcgagcatgacagagtcatcttcattcaaataaaattcaggtacccgtaaggtaccacggagcaattcgcacgataatacaataaaacagatgaaaggtatgaatggttgtggaatcgaattgcagacctgtccctctgtcaccttagaactgaatctcgtaggcaatggtaggtaataaaccaaccggaacggtataacaattgaaataacagcatgtcttggtctcaattcaagatgtgcaatttggacacacctactcgttggctgatttatacttcaacagttcctcaaagcgatatcagcaaagccactatctcattgttcattggcccgcagtatgcgctcgcccggggcactcaactttagaattgatgggtatatgtgcctacaagcgtcgcgaagtaggggcatatcagtacaaaacgttggggtttttttatataaaaaaaagggtcattatgtacaatcaaaatgaaaaaggggtcattgggtataatattttgaaaactgaaggtgcctggtcatcgggtatagtcggcttcaaaagaggggcatatattgacaggcacataccgtcacctataaagttgatgccccccgggtgctcgcattatattttgttcatggctcggcttttaaaactcccacacatcacaataaggctattgaattaagtgtatagaatagctaatgatacaccggtccctgcgattagtcgcggacccggcgacaatatagtaaacacatcgagtttataacacaagtgacagtagtcgtgaattatggaggggttcattgaacttctaccagcaaaatatggaataatactaacacaagacaccaatcgagatgatgataccagccaaaATGGAAGGCTTgaatttgaccttcttatgaatccaatttcgtggcgagaagttaaaaaggtaatgtatattttcaagaaatttgggttcaaaaattccgtatcagctcgtatcatcaattccgtagaTATGGCGTATAGAGGAACAACTaaacaataaactgaactatttaagcGTAAAGggcgcactggatacacataaatttgtgtttccttgctggcggaatagttgcaaaactctttttgtcaaaaagttggacaatttatgaattatgattggcaaaatagcgaaaggaaatagacttttccaaccatgtaaaactacactgggttgttgacatggtcgacatacattaaggcatacgcatgttcctaaagtaggaggtaagtactataattaattgtttaaagtgctcaacataccagcaaaaagtcatagggtcatcagagtacagggactttgtgaaatactgggtaccaaaaaaagtgcgtgagccgatatgcaacatcaaatataaaagccgatttacataatttcccat
Above is a window of Amphiura filiformis chromosome 20, Afil_fr2py, whole genome shotgun sequence DNA encoding:
- the LOC140142184 gene encoding LOW QUALITY PROTEIN: protein zwilch homolog (The sequence of the model RefSeq protein was modified relative to this genomic sequence to represent the inferred CDS: deleted 2 bases in 1 codon); this translates as MRQQQQRIQSFNEVLSRFSSKDVLSAIFEDFKLEISTNHPAKELGLNQASKSTKEFILIQRNEILRNQENNVNGNNSIRTESVSSSVNDSTLNDSVPGIKVDDLSEVLEADVVESDIRPVSIDQARSLMFLYSQSLRKIMFETPICIVCDGKDPEKTCLIEASPVIKDSSVAGIKVTTITSSGPLHTKSDLMKMDQLIMMTSPTAASQCVTSGFAMYVILGKSSMADMSMLPGQQQQCDTTTVNLDCSWEDIKNVLETPHGANCTVHIKAVPGNMNSSGHRVFCELNTLVGFAAGAISGQIQWINPTSSSTSSIATLLAELIESVKQGEKKRILEENEHKDSPLKGNQIPERDDLDFTERLWVLLKDNARCYNDIVSTIKTVLGELQSGQLQPMVHSSNCTTLAKHIRASYHQNMTLSMKDVEGLEPLRMLIEIGVEKLKRDYLAFFIGQELTTLDKLQWYVSPPNASDLTLEELVRRLQSLHQVVELYAVGTNSLHLPHKTKWTLVRCGLNYYENPQSRHDDDHTFTIQVERAAMLRFYSSFHPSVWRVEAKHGSTGVDMKRTVYQVTVDRPFQHISYDQMNGYTNALDQTGIDGDQFVLYQTLATSSQITVF